Proteins encoded within one genomic window of Panicum virgatum strain AP13 chromosome 1N, P.virgatum_v5, whole genome shotgun sequence:
- the LOC120654378 gene encoding RING-H2 finger protein ATL79-like isoform X2 encodes MAMAPQGQEQHHEHEQPHGQRPVPTTRPAAPGRTIATNRWGPYSGAGDFASNMAVILAALLAALALALALNAAVRYLLRRGRRARRAAAAGGAAGAHEDPEKAAVEAPPPPPALVYSAAGTKLAGAAAECAICLAEFADGDAVRVMPACGHGFHARCIERWLAGGRRSSCPTCRAPLAATAEIGATTAQAEAAASPSS; translated from the coding sequence atggccatggcgccgCAGGGTCAGGAGCAGCACCACGAGCACGAGCAGCCGCATGGCCAGCGCCCGGTGCCCAccacccgccccgccgcgcctggCCGCACCATCGCCACCAACCGCTGGGGCCCCTACTCGGGCGCCGGCGACTTCGCCAGCAACATGGCCGTCATCctcgccgccctgctcgccgcgctGGCGCTCGCCCTCGCGCTCAACGCCGCCGTGCGCTACCTGctccggcgcggccgccgagcccggcgcgctgctgctgccggcggcgcggcgggggcgcacGAGGACCCGGAGAAGGCGGCCGTGgaggcgcccccgccgccgccggccctggtGTACTCGGCGGCCGGGACGAAGCtggcgggcgccgcggcggagtGCGCCATCTGCCTGGCGGAGTTCGCGGACGGGGACGCCGTGCGCGTGATGCCGGCGTGCGGCCACGGCTTCCACGCGCGCTGCATCGAGCGCTGGCTCGCGGGGGGACGCCGCTCGTCCTGCCCCACGTGCCGCGCGCcgctggccgccaccgccgagatCGGAGCCACCACGGCCcaggccgaggccgccgcgtcgccgtcatCTTGA